The DNA window CCATGAGCAGGCAACATTTCCGAGTGGGTATAGATGTTAATACCCTTACCTTCTGTCTGCCGCAATAGTTCCTCGAGTGCATACAAATTATGTCCTGTTACTACAATACATTGTCCTTCAATTTTATTCTGACTGACGGTAGTCGGCTGAGGAATGCCAAATCGTTCTGTATGCGCACGATCTAATAAGTCCATAACTCGTACTGCAGCATTTCCTACCTTCATCGCCATATCCAGATGTTCCTGTGTATTAAAGTTGGAGTTCGTCAAGGTCATATACAGGGCTTCATGGGTAATACGATCCACCTCTGGATCAGTATATCCCAGTCCTCTCGCATGTGTTGCATACGCTGCTATTCCTTTTAATGCAAAAATCATTGTATCCTGCAAGCTCGCTATGGTCTCGTTTTTGCCACACACACCAACAACAGTGCACCCTCCATCAGGTGTCTGTTCACACTGATAACAGAACATATCATTATCCTCCATATCTAGATAATTATAGGAACCTATTGTTGATCACAGCGTAACAGAGCTCCATGCCGCAAGGTGTGATTGCACGCACATTTTTATAATAAATGATAACTCATGTCCATTATCTTAACGACAAAACTACTTCTTCACTTGTCCGAATTTTACCGATTCGGGGAAAGATAGTTTTACATACATAATCATGCTCTTCTTTAGTCCCCGCAGTCATAGCATCTTCCACAAAAATTTGATGATACCCCTGCTGGTAAGCTTCTCTTGCTGTCGTGTCTACACCGATAGAGGTAGAAATACCGCACAACACAATCGTATCAATTCCCCGGCGCCGTAACTGCAAATCAAGGTCAGTACCGAAGAATGCTCCCCATTGCCGTTTGGTAATCTTGTGAGCATTCGGGGTATCAGCTATTTCAGGTACAAATGAATCCCAGCCTTCGGGTAATTGCATCGGGGCCATTTTTAAATCTGTTTCCGGCTTTAACATATCCTTTCCATCCAAAGATGAGACTCTTACAAGAACTACAAATGCACCTTTCTCCGTAAATGCATGTACCAATTTACTCGCATTTTGAATAACCTGCGCACCTGTATAAGGGCCACTCTGACGACCATGAGCAATTCCATTCTGCAAGTCTATAACCACCAGTGCCGTTTTTGCAGCATTCAATTCAACTTCTACTCCTTTTAAATCCTCCATCTTCTTCTCTCCCATTCTATTCACTTATTATTTAATGCCAACTCATGTATGTTAAGTTTCGTATACACCTTAAAATAAACCCAGATCGCATTTAACAATAACAACGCACTGGTAATAAGGAATACATAATGGATACCAAACCACGCTGCCACTTGCCCACCTAACACCGAACCTGCAAATGTGCCTAAATATCCTGCCGACATGTTAAAACCAAATACTCTACCTGTAAGAGAGCTCGGCGTAATTTTTTTGATCAGGATATTAACAGAGGGAATCAGACCTGCTGCTGCCAACCCGAACAAAAAACGTAAACCCATTAACTCCCAAGGATTACGTACAAAAGCTTGGGGGATGAAAATGAGTCCTGCCGCAATTAGGGCGACTAATATCACTTTCTGTGCTCCTATTTTGTCAGAAAGCTTCCCGAGTCTTGGAGCAGCGATGATATTCGCCAGTCCTGATGCTGAGAATACGAATCCAGCTAACAGTGCGACATGACTTGTATTCCTTGATAACTGCGTAATATATACGGTTATAATAGGCTCTACAGAATACAAAGCCACCGTCAATACGAAAAAGGTAACAAACAAAGTAAGAGTCAAGCTTTTCTCAGGAACAATACTCCATACTTCCTTAATACTTAACGTCTT is part of the Paenibacillus segetis genome and encodes:
- a CDS encoding multidrug efflux MFS transporter: MPIWKRNLIVCWFGMFVTGVGMSQLAPILPLYIKQLGVHNANSIAQYSGIAFGITFIISAIFSPIWGMAADKYGRKPMLLRASLGMAVVVGSMGFAHNVYVLIGLRMLQGAITGYSTACTTLIATQTDQEHAGLALGTLSTANIAGSLLGPTIGGYVAENFGIQHSFFITGALLLIAFITTVFLVKENFVREHKKTLSIKEVWSIVPEKSLTLTLFVTFFVLTVALYSVEPIITVYITQLSRNTSHVALLAGFVFSASGLANIIAAPRLGKLSDKIGAQKVILVALIAAGLIFIPQAFVRNPWELMGLRFLFGLAAAGLIPSVNILIKKITPSSLTGRVFGFNMSAGYLGTFAGSVLGGQVAAWFGIHYVFLITSALLLLNAIWVYFKVYTKLNIHELALNNK
- a CDS encoding hydrolase; amino-acid sequence: MGEKKMEDLKGVEVELNAAKTALVVIDLQNGIAHGRQSGPYTGAQVIQNASKLVHAFTEKGAFVVLVRVSSLDGKDMLKPETDLKMAPMQLPEGWDSFVPEIADTPNAHKITKRQWGAFFGTDLDLQLRRRGIDTIVLCGISTSIGVDTTAREAYQQGYHQIFVEDAMTAGTKEEHDYVCKTIFPRIGKIRTSEEVVLSLR